The genome window ACAGAATAATACTGCAGAAACTACATCCATTACTGGTCTCATTGATAGTACTAAATGGGCAGGTGGAGTTCTTGCGCCTAATGGCAAGATTTATGGAATTCCATTTGACTCAACGAGTGTTCTTGTCATTGACCCGACTAGCAATACAGTGGATACCTCCTCGATGTCTGGTTTGACAGGATCTATAAAATGGTATGGAGGGGTACTTGCACCTAACGGTAAAATTTATGGAATACCTCGTAGATCAGAGAGTGTGCTTATTATCGATCCTATCAATAATACAACTGATACTAACACAATTACTGGGTTGACTGGCGATGATAAATGGTATGGTGGGGCACTAGCTCCAAATGGTCTCATTTATGGAATTCCAAATTTTTCAACAAGTGTATTGATTATTGATCCAACTAAGAATGTTGCAGATATTGCTTCGATATCAGGACTCTCAGGCAATGCCAAATGGATAAGCGGAGTGCTTGCAAACAATGGAAAGGTCTATGGAATTCCATTTACTTCAACAACTGGTTTAGTTATAGATACAAAATCTAATGGAATTCTCTGCAAAGCCATTACAGAGTCCGCTTATTTAAATAAATACTGATAAAGTGTAATTATTTTCCAATCCTCATTTATTAATTAATATCTTCTCACCAATTCTAGTGTCACCGGAATCTTTAACTTATATATATTAAATAAAATAATGAGTTATCGTTACTTAGGTAAAAACAGAGTTCTTAGATATTTAGAACGAAACTATGGTCTTAACTAAACAGACTAGCCTTATTTGATAAAAATAAATGCACTTTTAAGGTCGATTCTTAAGGATGAACATATTGGAAGAATTTAAAACGTTAATATAGGGGAATAAAAAATATAACTAATAAGTTTTGCAATTATTTTTATCCTCAATTCTAGCATTGCGGTTTAATATTATTATACTTGCAAATAAATATATATTAATTCTTTAATTTAGTTATCAATCAAAGTTTATGGGAAATCAATCTTATCCTTCAATCAATAATCAAGTGAGACATATTATGAAAGCTATACAATCTGGTTCTCGTTTAAAGGTGTCTGGAGAGGATGGAACTATGGCAGATTCCTTCACTGGAGCGGCCGAGATTCATGATTGGATAATTTCGTACGATTCTAAAGATGGGGTTTTCATTGGTGAATTGACTTGGGGAAATTTAGAGCACGGTGCTTCCTATGGACAAAAAGGTAGTTTTCGTTGGAACCAATCAGATTTTAAAACACGGTTACTTTTATCTTTGAATGCAAGTAAAAGAGAAGGGAATGCAAAAAGAAATTTCCATTGGTCATTAATACACTAAATTCAATAAATTATTTAATTTAGATAATTTGGATAGGCTTGCTATTCAGGATTATACTTATCTTCGAGCTTTATTAGTTGCATATAGTATCATGCACGGACTTTAGTCTTGGTTCTTGTTCACTTGACTAGATACAAATTGTTGGACGACAGAGTTTTTTAATCTACCAATCTAAACTACAATAATATTTCTGATTATGGCAGATACAATGCAGTTTTTGAGGATTTAAGAACTGAAGCGGACTTTTTGGAAAAGATTTAAATATTGACTAAAAAAAAATGTCCGAATTCACTTGATGATTGACGACTGAAGAAATAATCAAATCAGCATTGTAACCAGCTATAAATTAAATTCCTAAAAAGCATTTGTTTGTTGTTACTTGCATATATATTAAATGAAAATAGTATTTTCCAAAGATCATCTTTTAAAAGTATTTGTTTCAACATATCAGATCACGCGAGTTATTGATATTGAAGTCGACCAATTTTTGAATCCAACTGAAAACACTCTTCTTTGCGATTGGATTGATGGGATGGATTTAATAAGGAAGACAAATACTCAATTAGATCATTATAGAAACACTTTCAACTCTTCTATACCAGAAACTGACTTTACCAAATTATGGACTTCTAATACATCGACTCTAGGCGATCTCGCAGAAATTATATCCAAACACTCTGAACCAATGGAAATTAGCCCATGGAAATTTGGAGGCCGACAATCTAAACATGGAAGTATTTTAAGGTTTCTATTGAAAAAACTAAATTCTTTTGATTCGAAGAAACGAATAACTGGAACCACATCCATAAACACTCTAGCTAAAAAGAAAGATTGGTTTTTTGTTGATAAAATAAATACAGCATTTCCTGGAATACTTCCTCCACCGATATTTATATCCCATTCAAAGCTTGTCCCAATTCACATTCGTAGGATCCAGAAGTTTTTTCTAATCACATTAGTTGCTTTGGCCATAGGTCTAATATCATCTATTTTCTACAATTGGATAGAGTTATTTTTCGCATTTGTAATTTCACTATTAGCTTTAGTAATTAGTATGCTAATATATAAGAGGGTCATAAAGATTCCAAAGACTGACCATTATATTTTTCCTGGAATTGGAAGTATGCGAACACTTGTTTGTATAATATGTTCGAAGACGTAATGAGAATATCATGAAGAAAATTCTCTAATATCCAAATTGCATATTTTATCAGGAAGTCTGCAGTTATCTAATTAATTTCTATTATCTACATATTTTTTTTTAATTTTAATAATCTCCCTTTTGAAAATTTATTTCAGTTGTATAATATTCATTTCTATTTGATGTCCCTTTTTGTTTTGGAGATACGTAGAATAATTAAACCATTGTGAAATAAGTTTTATTTACTTGAAAAGTCGAATGACAATGTATAAAAATTCAATTTTTATTTTGTTTTTAATTATGAAAAGAATGGTGGGTGTGGGAAAGATGTAACTAAGGACTCTGGAAAAAAATAGAAATGTCAAAATGTAAAATAATGGAAATGCATAATGTTGGAATTGTAGTTGAATCTCTAGATAACGCAGTTTCTTTTTTTAAAGAAATTGGAATGACACTCGAGGGACGAATGCTTGTAGAAGGTGAGTGGGCTGGCCGAGTAACGGGGCTTGGAGATCAATCTGTCGAGGTGGCTATGATGGTAACGCCAGACGGGAATAGTCGTTTGGAACTCTCTCAATTTATTTCACCTAAAATCGTTTCTGACCATAGAAATTCACCAGTCAATTCACTCGGTTATTTACGAGTAATGTTTCGAGTTGATAATTTAAATGAATTGCTTCCGCGAATTGAGAAATACGGAGCTAAGATAGTTGGGGAAGTCGTCCAGTTTGGTGAAGTCTATAGGCTTTGTTACGTTAGAGGAACGGAAGGAATACTAATCGGATTGGCTGAACAACTTGGAAATGAAACTTCAGAAGATATTATGAAAAATTCTGAATATAATTAATCTTATCCCATATGTGATTTAAAGGTTAACTGCCTTATTTTTTTTTATTCAATTGAAATATTGGTCATCCTTGCAAATGTTTATGAAACAGTGTATTTCAATATTTTTTAATACAAAAGCCCAAGAATCGGTTTAGTATTCTCCCTAAATGAATCAATTCGACTGAACATCTTTTTGGCTATTTAGTAGTATTTTAGAATAGACAAATATACCTTACAATCATATGTTATTTTTGTCTAGAAAGATTAGAATTAAAAGATAATCAGGAATTTGTCCTAATGAAATTCGTAGCGATAAATGGGATTACGAGAGGACTAATATAAAAGATGATTCGTAAATGCTTATTTGCTATCAATTTATTTTTATTCTCATTCTGCAATTCGAATTGTATGAAGGCAGATCTTAGCAATCCATGCGATATTCTAACTGAATCATTTTTTAGTACCTTATTAGTAAAAAATACAATTGGAGATTCAACTCCACACTGTGGTTATAGTTTGAATTTTAATAGTAATGTTACTAGTCCAGCACCGTCTCCAACATTTAAAAGTCTAGCGACAATGCCAAGAGCTAATCACACTCTATTAAAATTTGAAGACGGAAGGATCAAGGGATGGGGGAATTCAGATCTTGGACAACTTGGTTATGGAAATATTAGCAGTATAGGGGACGGTAATCTCTCTATCAAAGATTCAAGTTTCATTCCAATTTCTCAACCCATCGCTCAACTAACGGCAGGTAGTAATTTTAGTTGTGCACTTTTTATTTCGGGCGATGTGCAATGCTGGGGTTCCGGCAATAATGGAAGATTGGGATATGGAAATACGAATAGCGTAGGTGATGGAGTTGGAATCAGCATTCAAGAAGCTGGAATTCTCCCGATAGGAGAGAATGTAATCCAGGTTCATGCAGGTTCTGATCATGCATGCGCTCTACTTTCCTCAGGCAATGTTCGATGTTGGGGATCTGGCAATAGTGGAAAATTAGGTTATAATAATATTGATAATGTAGGAGATGGGATAACCAGTATTCAATCTGCAGGGAATATAAATATAGGTGGAACAGTTACTCACTTAGCCGTTGGCTCTGATCATAATTGTGCTTTACTTTCGACCGGAACAGTTCGGTGCTGGGGTTTCAATGCTTCTGGACAATTGGGTTACAATAATACAATTAATGTTGGAGATAGTGGTGCTAATAGTATTATAAATGCTGGTGATGTTTCCATTGGAGGAACTCCTACCCAAATTACTATTGGATTTGCGCATACCTGCGTTCTACTTTCGACAGGTACTGTTCGTTGTTGGGGTGTTGGAAGTTTTGGTCGGTTGGGATATAATAACACAAATTCAATTGGGGATGGTCTTATAGGTGGTGATGTTCCGATTGGTGAGACAGCAGTTCAAATTACAGCCGGGTTTTCTCATACCTGCGCTTTATTATCGACTGGAAATGTTAGATGCTGGGGTTCTGGCGCTAATGGAAAATTGGGTTATAATTCTATAAGCAATATTGCAGATGGTGTTTCAGGTATTACAATCCAAAGTGCCGGAGATGTACCGATAGGTGAGGCTGTAAGGGAAATATCAGCAGGCGCGTCACATACTTGTGCTTTACTAGCTAGTGGTTCAGTTCGTTGCTGGGGAGCTGGTGCAAACGGAAAGTTAGGATACAATAGTATCGCTGATTTAGGTGATGGAGTAGGATCGACTATTCTCCAGGCTGGAGATATAGTTTTGGAATAAAGAATCTCTATGTGTTGTTATATGCTTACCTTTGTTATGAATCAAACTTATTGATCCTGTGTTCATCAAGAAACGCTCTGCTAGCGTATTCAAAATTGTAGATTTTCCAACACCGGAAGAACCAAGAAGGCAATAAGTCTTAGTTTTTAGAATTAAATTTTTTATTTTACTTATACCTTCTAAAGTCACACTGCTTAAAGTAATTATGGGTGTATGAAAAATTCTTTGATTGATTTCATAAAGGATTTCAACTTTTCTATCCGTATCAATTAGATCGATTTTATTCAATACAATGATCGGCTCAATTTTTGATGCGTTGCAAATTGTCAGATATCTTTCAATTCGATTAATATTAAAATTATGATCAACTGCAGTTACGATAATTCCATAATCTATATTCGTTGCAAGGATTTGAGATTCAAAATTTTTACTTACAGATTTTCTAGATAGTATTGTCCGCCTTGGATATATTTCATGAATAAGGCACTGACTCTCATCATATACAGTTATTGCGACCCAATCTCCAACAGCAGGAAAATCAAATCGATTTTCGGCTGTGAATCTTAATTTACCAGTTACTTCCGCTTGGTATTCAGAATTGATAGTTTTAACTATATATTTTTCTTTATGCTCGGCTACGACTCTTCCTACTTCAAATGATTGAAGATTATGATCTTTTGCGTATTGCTCTAAATCAATATTATATCCTAAATCTTCTAATGTCATTTTCTGATTTTTTGACCTCTAATTTTTTTACACTTGCAATCATTTATAAAATAATGGAACAATTACATCATTCTATTTTTAGGAACAAGTATGAAATTTTTTTCTTCCTATATCATTTTGGTTTTAATTGTAATCAGTGCAGCATTTAATAATTTATTGGCACAGAGGCTGATACGTGAAATTATTGGACCGGTAAATTTACCAGGAACCACCGAGAAAATAAGCTATAAAGATAAAGCAGTTCTTATGGAAGAAAATACTATACTTTACCTTGTAGAAGGAGAAGATCGAAAGAAGGTCAATTTATTCTTTGTAGAGATCAAAACTGGAAAATTCTTTCATTACTCACCTTCTATAATGGAGTATTTTGATAATAATAAGGAAATTAATATTACTACATTTTCCAAAAGATAACGGACGCGGCAGATTCTAATATTAGATTATGCGGAATCTGATAGTAAAGAAGTTCCACATACAGTTTCTTACGATATCAAAACCAAATCGGCAATTTGATTCTCCATTCCTTCGACTCCCTATGGATCACTTTATTCTCAGGACGTAAAGAGAATTTTTGTTGCATCGGCAGAAACTGGCGAAATGAGAATTTATCAAGCAGATACAGGCAAAGTAGTTACTTCCAAAAAAATTGGAAGCTATGGACATGGAAAGGGTTACTTGAAGGACAATGAAATTGCTTGGATACGTAACAGCGGAATCCATATTTACGATGATAAAACTTATAAACAAAAGAAAATCATTCCAACAAAAAAATACTTTCCGAAGGGATCCGTGAATGTTCAAGGTTCGACTGCTGATCCAAGTTTTGGAATCCTGCTTAGAAATTCCTTATCCGATCTTGGAGAGGATTATAAAATCTTGCAACCCGATAAATGATCTCGATTTTAATTTAAACTTAGCTTACACAGACTGGAAATAAATCTAAATTTGTTTTTGGATTGAAAATTTTCAAGGATGGATACGACGAATTCCTATTACTTGATATCTTTCTATGATAAATTCTATTTGTATAAAATGTATAAAATTTCGCGGTTTCTATAATAAGTAGACAAATTAAAAAAACTATTATATAGTTACTTAAGTTTTTTCCGATTTCTGTAATAAATGGAAGAAGAATTGAAATAATAGATAAAGATAGAAAAAGCTAAAAGGCAAGGCTACAATTATAAGTAAATTCTTCAAAGCGGACAGCAGTTCATTCTCACCAAGTAATACAAAACAAGAAGTCAATACCAAAAGACTGCATCCCCAATAGATACGAAGTCTATTCTTAGGTGTTAAGTTTCCTCTGTCTGATAGGATTCCAAGAACGTAGATTGCGGAATCAATTGAGGTTAAAAGGAATGTTGACATGGCTATTAAGGATAGAAGCGATGTTAATTTTGCCATTGGATAAAAGTTTAAAAGAGAGAAGAGGGATTTATAAATTGAAAGAAAGGATTCCCTTTGCTCTGGATAAAATTTGATGATTGAGAAAGCCTCTGTTCCAAAAATGGAAAACCAGATAAAACTTCCAATAGATGGAATCAGAATGCTACCAAGTAGATATTCGCGAACAGTTCGTCCTTGAGAAATTTTTGCTATAAAAATCCCGGTGAAAGGTGTCCATGATAACCAAAAAGCCCAATAGAAAACGGTCCAATCATTGATGAAATGGTCTTCGGCTTTGGAGTCGCCTAGATTCAAACTCAATGGTATAAAATCAACTAACAGCTCACAGATTGATTTTGAAAAATTAAAAAGTATGAGTAGCTTCTGTCCCCATAAGAATATAAAACCCATTAAGAAGAAGGCGAGCAATATGTTGAAATTGGAAATTCTACGAATACTTTTCTGAACACCTACCCACGCAGAAAGAGTTGCGAGCATTGCCAATATCGAAATAATAATCAGATGATTTTCTAAATTTAATTCGAATAAACCTTTCAGATGAATTCCCGTTAATATTTGTTTACTTCCTAAGGATAATACAGAAATGATTCCGATCATAGTTAGAATAATCAATAGAATTTGACTTGGAAAATTGAATTTGAATCTAAGAAAGGACTCATTTTGATCCATTCGAGAATTGATTACTAAGCCAAAAATACTGTAAAATGCCCAAGCAGTAAAACCCCAATGGAAAAAAGTATATTCTAACGATAAGATTTCAGGTGCGAGAGCTGACACGACTGGTGGATTTAAGAAATAATAAGTTGGCTCTTGAACTGCCCTTAGCAAGAGTCCTGCTCCCATACCTGTGCTATAGAGCATGGCAACCCAAGAAAAAAATCCATACTCTGGTTTCTCTCCATTTAATCTTTTGCCTCCAATGGGTAAACAGATAATGAGAACGACGGCAATAATCGAGATAAACCCCAAATATAGATAATAATAATTGAAGGAATCTAACAAAAAGTTCGTGGCAAGTTGAAGATTGAGAATAAATTCCTTCGGAAATAATACTGAGAACAAAATAATATTCGAAAACAAAAAACTAATTACTAGGATCGTTCTGTTTCGAAATAGAAAATTTAGATAAGATTTGGATATCAATTTATGAATTCACTGAGATATATTAGAATTTTTATATACGTTTATATTTTACACTATAGATTTACTTTCAGAAAGTATATATTAGAATTTAATACCTTTTTTATCTATTCTTTTCTCTCATTTTTTATTCAGCGCAAAATACTGCCTCTTCCTCGCTCGCAATGCGAATCCTTTGTTCACAATTTGTAATTTGATTGTGTATTGATTTTCTAAATTTACTGTAGTCACTGTTATCAATTTGTTTGAATTTCAATCTTCGTTTTGCGTCCTTAAGCCTTTTATTTAATATTTCTATTTCATTAGCATGAAAATTTTTGGAATCTAGGCAATTCGGGAGGCTAAGCACGAGATCTGATAGCTTTTCGAAAATATCAAACAAATTATCGTATAGATATTTCATCTGGTTTACAGCACATTCTAAGCCACTATCATCCAGGAAATTGGATCGACGATCCGAAAAATAGGGTTTATGAATTCCCTTTTGAAAATTTGAGTAGGGTGATTTCATTTCGACAACTACATCTCTTGCGGATCTAAAAACTATCTTCCCGATGAGATCGTTGTTCTTATATTTGAATTTAATCTCCGTTATATCTTTGGAATCAAAATGAGCTAAAAGTGGATAGTCTAACATAAACGCCTCCGTTTTAGCAGCTTGTTTAATGACGCCTGCAATTAGGGGGTTTACCCCATAAATCGCGTCAGTTTTGAGAATTTAGATTCAAAACATTCTGTCAAGTAGTCTTCCAATTTTCTTATATTCTTTAATTAAATATCCTCACATTTATAGAGTCAGGATTTTTAATATCATAATTAATAGAAAATTCTTAGATGGCAATCCATTTGTTTTAATGACTGAGAAACAAAAGCTATATTTCATAAACGCTGATTTCTGGGCAGCGGGTGGAAAATGATTCATATTTTGTTAAAAAAAAGAAATAGTTGATAGAATTTGTATAAAAAGTCCTTGCCAGCGAAGTGTACCTTCTCATGATGGTAAAACAGCTGAAGGAACCACCCTGGGAAGGGAGTTTGGTTTTGGTTGGCAAATTTTAGATCTTTCTCAACAATTATAGTAGTGTGACTCCTTTTAGAACTGATGTTCTAAACAAAAAGTCAATATCCAGCGAACATAAACCGAACTTTAGTCGCAAGTCTCTTTCACGGGAGATGGCTAGAGTTCAAAACAGACAGGTGTAAACCATTTGTTAGAGTTACTCTGGATGCAGTGATGCATTTAGATATTATAACTTTAGCAAATGAGTCTTCGCAGTAATAAATTGGCTTCGGCCAATTTCAACACGGAGAGTTTGATCCTGGCTCAGAACTAACGCTGGCGGCGCGTCTTAAACATGCAAGTCGAGCGGATATAGCAATATATTAGCGGCGAACGGGTGAGTAATACATGGGTAACCTACCTCTAAGTTGGGGATAACATGCCGAAAGGCATGCTAATACCGAATGTGTCCAACAATTCACAAGGATGGTTGGGTAAAGTAGCAATACGCTTAGAGATGGGCCCATGGCTGATTAGCTTGTTGGTAGGGTAATGGCCTACCAAGGCGACGATCAGTAGCCGGCCTGAGAGGGTGAACGGCCACAATGGAACTGCGACACGGTCCATACTCCTACGGGAGGCAGCAGTTAAGAATCTTGCTCAATGGGGGCAACCCTGAAGCAGCGACGCCGCGTGAACGATGAAGGTTTTCGGATTGTAAAGTTCAATAAGTGGGGACGAAACAAATGACGGTACCCACCTAAAGCACCGGCTAACTACGTGCCAGCAGCCGCGGTAATACGTATGGTGCAAGCGTTGTTCGGAATCATTGGGCGTAAAGGGTATGTAGGCGGACTTACAAGTCAGGTGTGAAAACTTCGGGCTCAACCCGAAGCCTGCATTTGAAACTGTAAATCTGGAATCTGGGAGAGGCAAGTGGAATTCATAGTGTAGCGGTGAAATGCGTAGATATTATGAGGAACACCAGTGGCGAAGGCGACTTGCTGGCCCAAGATTGACGCTGAGATACGAAAGCGTGGGTAGTGAACGGGATTAGATACCCCGGTAATCCACGCCCTAAACGTTGTCTACCAGTTGTTGGGGGTTTTTACCCTCAGTAACGAACCTAACGGATTAAGTAGACCGCCTGGGGACTATGCTCGCAAGAGTGAAACTCAAAGGAATTGACGGGGGTCCGCACAAGCGGTGGAGCATGTGGTTTAATTCGATGATACGCGAAAAACCTTACCTGGGCTTGACATGCAGTGGAATTATGTAGAGATACATAAGCCTTCGGGCCGCTGCACAGGTGCTGCATGGCTGTCGTCAGCTCGTGTCGTGAGATGTTGGGTTAAGTCCCGCAACGAGCGCAACCCTTATCGTATGTTGCCATCATTAAGTTGGGCACTCGTACGAAACTGCCGGTGACAAACCGGAGGAAGGCGGGGATGACGTCAAGTCCTCATGGCCTTTATGTCCAGGGCAACACACGTGCTACAATGGCGGATACAGAGGGTAGCCAAACCGCGAGGTGGAGCCAATCTCTTAAAGTCCGTCCCAGTTCGGATTGAAGTCTGCAACTCGACTTCATGAAGTCGGAATCGCTAGTAATCGCGGATCAGCATGCCGCGGTGAATACGTTCCCGGACCTTGTACACACCGCCCGTCACACCACCTGAGTGGGGAGCACCCGAAGAGGTTGTCGTTAACTGCAAAGAGGCGCACTTCTAAGGTGATACTCGTGAAGGGGGTGAAGTCGTAACAAGGTAGCCGTATCGGAAGGTGCGGCTGGATCACCTCCTTTTATAAAGGAATTAACCAACTTGTTCGTCTGTATTTGATGGAGTCATGCTACTGTAATTGTTATCTAGAGAAATTTCTGTTTTTTATTTAAAAACCCTAAGCTAAAGCTTCGGGTTTTTTTATTGTACAGTCAGATTTCTATCTTCCGTTGTAATCTAGTGCCGCACCACCTTCGGGCTTTCAGTTCCTGAAAGCATTCGAGTTGCAAAGCAACTCGAATAGAGAAACAGTCTCCCAGACTGTTTCTATGGCATGGATCACCTCCTATGTAGCTCGCTATACTTCAATACAGAATGGCATAAATAAAAATCAGATCTCTTAAATCTCAAGCGTAGCACT of Leptospira sp. GIMC2001 contains these proteins:
- a CDS encoding VOC family protein gives rise to the protein MSKCKIMEMHNVGIVVESLDNAVSFFKEIGMTLEGRMLVEGEWAGRVTGLGDQSVEVAMMVTPDGNSRLELSQFISPKIVSDHRNSPVNSLGYLRVMFRVDNLNELLPRIEKYGAKIVGEVVQFGEVYRLCYVRGTEGILIGLAEQLGNETSEDIMKNSEYN
- a CDS encoding RCC1 domain-containing protein is translated as MKADLSNPCDILTESFFSTLLVKNTIGDSTPHCGYSLNFNSNVTSPAPSPTFKSLATMPRANHTLLKFEDGRIKGWGNSDLGQLGYGNISSIGDGNLSIKDSSFIPISQPIAQLTAGSNFSCALFISGDVQCWGSGNNGRLGYGNTNSVGDGVGISIQEAGILPIGENVIQVHAGSDHACALLSSGNVRCWGSGNSGKLGYNNIDNVGDGITSIQSAGNINIGGTVTHLAVGSDHNCALLSTGTVRCWGFNASGQLGYNNTINVGDSGANSIINAGDVSIGGTPTQITIGFAHTCVLLSTGTVRCWGVGSFGRLGYNNTNSIGDGLIGGDVPIGETAVQITAGFSHTCALLSTGNVRCWGSGANGKLGYNSISNIADGVSGITIQSAGDVPIGEAVREISAGASHTCALLASGSVRCWGAGANGKLGYNSIADLGDGVGSTILQAGDIVLE
- the rsgA gene encoding ribosome small subunit-dependent GTPase A, translating into MTLEDLGYNIDLEQYAKDHNLQSFEVGRVVAEHKEKYIVKTINSEYQAEVTGKLRFTAENRFDFPAVGDWVAITVYDESQCLIHEIYPRRTILSRKSVSKNFESQILATNIDYGIIVTAVDHNFNINRIERYLTICNASKIEPIIVLNKIDLIDTDRKVEILYEINQRIFHTPIITLSSVTLEGISKIKNLILKTKTYCLLGSSGVGKSTILNTLAERFLMNTGSISLIHNKGKHITTHRDSLFQNYISSLENSRSYSIT
- a CDS encoding BCCT family transporter → MFSNIILFSVLFPKEFILNLQLATNFLLDSFNYYYLYLGFISIIAVVLIICLPIGGKRLNGEKPEYGFFSWVAMLYSTGMGAGLLLRAVQEPTYYFLNPPVVSALAPEILSLEYTFFHWGFTAWAFYSIFGLVINSRMDQNESFLRFKFNFPSQILLIILTMIGIISVLSLGSKQILTGIHLKGLFELNLENHLIIISILAMLATLSAWVGVQKSIRRISNFNILLAFFLMGFIFLWGQKLLILFNFSKSICELLVDFIPLSLNLGDSKAEDHFINDWTVFYWAFWLSWTPFTGIFIAKISQGRTVREYLLGSILIPSIGSFIWFSIFGTEAFSIIKFYPEQRESFLSIYKSLFSLLNFYPMAKLTSLLSLIAMSTFLLTSIDSAIYVLGILSDRGNLTPKNRLRIYWGCSLLVLTSCFVLLGENELLSALKNLLIIVALPFSFFYLYLLFQFFFHLLQKSEKT